A window of the Salegentibacter mishustinae genome harbors these coding sequences:
- a CDS encoding porin produces the protein MKKFTITNIRKIFLLGICFAAGNNLQAQETEETKVESFMSNFSISGSVDTYFRTNFNGLNKYEYNEAGDIIAGPQAPASSFANDPGFAIGMANVILGYEGEKVGFVADLVFGPRGEDAVFASGAPSNIVNQLYAYWNVSDAVTLTLGNFNTFLGYEVISPAANFNYSTSYMFSYGPFSHTGIKADFTIDDNWSAMLAIMNPTDWTEFNPYGKYSFGGQLGYSNTNGSAYLNLLYGEQMPISDEATFQIDLTTGWDFTDAFYLGLNTTYNTTDGAGFYGAALYPQFQTSDSFAIGLRAEYFKELEDGGPVYGTDAEAIDFTLTGNYTVGNLTIKPELRLDKVSNTPSPVFIDSDLDGTDNLSSFVLAAVYAF, from the coding sequence ATGAAAAAATTTACCATTACAAATATCCGAAAAATATTCCTTTTAGGAATCTGTTTTGCTGCCGGAAATAACTTGCAGGCGCAGGAAACCGAAGAAACTAAAGTTGAAAGCTTTATGTCTAATTTTAGTATTAGTGGCTCTGTAGATACTTACTTCAGAACAAATTTTAATGGACTAAATAAGTATGAGTACAATGAAGCCGGTGATATTATTGCAGGCCCACAAGCTCCAGCTTCTTCTTTTGCAAACGATCCCGGTTTCGCTATTGGAATGGCGAATGTAATTTTAGGTTACGAAGGAGAAAAAGTAGGTTTTGTGGCCGACCTGGTTTTTGGACCTCGTGGAGAAGATGCTGTATTCGCATCAGGCGCTCCCAGCAATATCGTAAATCAATTATATGCTTACTGGAATGTGTCAGATGCAGTTACTTTAACACTGGGGAATTTCAATACCTTCCTGGGATACGAAGTGATTTCCCCGGCTGCCAATTTCAATTATTCCACTTCCTATATGTTTTCCTATGGCCCTTTTTCGCATACCGGAATTAAAGCAGACTTCACGATAGATGATAATTGGAGCGCAATGTTGGCCATTATGAATCCCACAGACTGGACTGAATTTAATCCCTACGGAAAATATTCTTTTGGCGGACAGTTAGGCTATTCTAACACAAATGGAAGCGCATACCTAAACCTATTATACGGTGAGCAAATGCCAATTTCAGACGAGGCAACGTTTCAGATAGATTTGACTACAGGTTGGGATTTTACCGATGCTTTCTATTTAGGCCTTAACACCACTTATAACACTACAGATGGCGCGGGATTTTACGGAGCAGCACTGTATCCGCAGTTTCAAACTTCCGATAGTTTTGCTATTGGTTTAAGAGCTGAATATTTTAAAGAACTGGAAGATGGCGGCCCTGTTTACGGCACTGATGCTGAAGCAATAGATTTTACGCTTACCGGTAATTACACTGTGGGAAACCTAACTATTAAACCGGAACTACGCCTGGATAAAGTTTCTAATACTCCATCGCCGGTCTTTATTGATTCAGATTTAGATGGTACCGATAATCTTTCCTCTTTTGTACTGGCTGCGGTTTATGCGTTCTAA
- a CDS encoding DUF1684 domain-containing protein, translating into MLSVSATAQEENLEEFQRDMNEKFSDPDRTPLSKDDLAQFKKLDFFEIDSAFLVKAHFLRTPAEAPFKMETTTNRKPVYVKYGELYFSIKGKDFKLDVFQNQELISDPEYYNYLFLPFTDLTNGETTYSGGRYLDLRIPEGDSIFLNFNKAYNPYCAYNGDFSCPIVPAENNLEIAVTAGVKNFN; encoded by the coding sequence ATGCTTTCTGTTTCAGCTACTGCTCAGGAAGAAAATTTGGAGGAATTTCAGCGGGATATGAATGAAAAATTTAGTGATCCCGACCGTACTCCGCTTTCAAAAGATGATTTAGCTCAATTTAAGAAGCTGGATTTTTTCGAGATTGATTCAGCTTTTCTAGTGAAAGCTCATTTTTTAAGAACTCCGGCTGAAGCTCCTTTTAAAATGGAAACTACCACTAATAGAAAACCTGTTTATGTGAAATACGGAGAATTGTATTTTAGTATTAAAGGGAAAGATTTTAAACTGGATGTCTTTCAAAATCAGGAGCTAATCTCAGATCCTGAATATTATAATTACCTGTTTTTACCTTTTACAGATCTTACCAATGGTGAAACCACCTACTCCGGCGGACGGTATTTGGACTTAAGGATACCGGAGGGTGATTCCATTTTTTTAAATTTTAATAAAGCATATAATCCTTATTGTGCTTATAATGGTGATTTTTCATGTCCTATAGTTCCTGCTGAAAATAATTTGGAAATTGCAGTTACAGCAGGCGTTAAGAACTTTAATTGA
- a CDS encoding ammonium transporter codes for MELLTTNNVWMMVCTALVFFMHLGFSLLEVGLTRQKNAINILFKNVFIICAGLLTYAILGFNLMYPGSFLAGVIPDYFFDLFGLSAPVADGSLDLAYNEGYTYWTDFLFQGMFAATAATIVSGAVAERIKLGSFMLFSVIYITIVYPIVGSWKWGGGFLDGLGFYDFAGSTLVHSVGGWGALIAIYLLGARLGKFGKDGQSHAIPGHNIPLATAGVFILWLGWFGFNGGSVLSADPSLTSITLVTTCLAAAAGGISAFLVSTIAYKNYDLTMFLNGILGGLVGITAGADLMSPFDAVLIGLVAGGVIVFGVSLIDKLKLDDPVGAVAVHLACGIWGTLAVGIFGSMAGFDQFLTQLAGVGIIGAFCCISAFVILSIIKATMGLRMEEKEETEGLDAHEHGMDAYAEFGTVHER; via the coding sequence ATGGAATTACTTACTACAAATAATGTTTGGATGATGGTGTGCACCGCCCTGGTCTTTTTTATGCACCTGGGCTTCTCACTTCTTGAAGTTGGACTTACAAGACAAAAGAATGCCATTAATATCTTATTTAAAAACGTATTTATAATTTGTGCCGGCTTACTTACCTATGCTATTCTTGGATTTAATTTAATGTATCCGGGCTCATTTTTAGCCGGAGTAATTCCGGATTACTTCTTTGACCTTTTCGGGTTAAGTGCGCCTGTTGCAGATGGTTCTTTAGACTTAGCCTATAATGAAGGCTACACTTACTGGACAGATTTTCTATTCCAGGGCATGTTTGCGGCAACTGCGGCAACTATTGTTTCCGGGGCGGTAGCAGAACGAATAAAGCTGGGAAGTTTTATGCTTTTCTCGGTAATTTATATTACGATAGTTTACCCGATTGTAGGTTCCTGGAAATGGGGCGGTGGATTCTTAGACGGTCTTGGCTTTTATGATTTTGCCGGTTCTACCCTGGTACATTCAGTAGGTGGATGGGGAGCTTTAATAGCTATCTATTTACTGGGAGCTCGTTTAGGTAAATTTGGAAAAGATGGGCAGTCTCATGCAATTCCGGGTCACAATATTCCTTTGGCAACAGCAGGAGTTTTTATCCTTTGGTTAGGTTGGTTCGGGTTTAACGGAGGCTCAGTTCTTTCAGCCGATCCTTCTTTGACCTCTATTACTCTGGTAACAACCTGTCTTGCTGCAGCAGCCGGTGGTATTTCAGCTTTTTTAGTTTCAACAATTGCTTATAAAAATTATGATCTAACCATGTTTCTAAACGGAATTCTAGGTGGGCTGGTAGGTATTACTGCAGGTGCAGACCTTATGTCTCCTTTTGATGCGGTGCTTATTGGTCTAGTAGCAGGAGGAGTTATTGTTTTTGGGGTGTCGCTTATTGATAAACTAAAACTGGATGACCCTGTTGGTGCAGTAGCTGTTCACCTGGCTTGCGGAATTTGGGGCACCCTCGCCGTAGGAATTTTTGGAAGTATGGCCGGTTTTGATCAATTCCTTACCCAATTGGCGGGCGTGGGAATAATTGGTGCTTTCTGCTGTATTTCTGCATTCGTAATTCTTTCTATTATTAAAGCAACTATGGGCTTAAGAATGGAAGAAAAAGAAGAAACCGAAGGCCTGGACGCTCATGAACACGGTATGGATGCCTATGCCGAATTTGGAACGGTCCACGAAAGATAA